The genomic DNA agcTAAGTTATTTACTTTGCAAATGTGCTGATGGCATGGATCCATCTCACTGACCTCAGcatcctttttttaaagattttgggttttgttgccaatattaagttattttaaattgtggTTGAAGCAATAGGAAATTGAAATATGGATTGTGCATGACCGTGTCTTGAGTGTAAAAATATTGCAGTTTGAAACTTGGACCTAAAGTATTGCAAAGAAAAGTTAGAAATACCAATGGATTGtgtgacagcagcttttcctaTAGGATGTGCAGCATCAGAAAGACTTCATCAGTGTGGCTGTGGGTGCTTTTAGTTTTGTCCTGTGCCACTCTATGATGACATGAAACAGGACTTAACCTGCCACCAGCCCAGGCCACCCTTTGCCACCCCAGCTCCTTGGACCTTGTGTCCGCACAAGCAGACACAAAGAGTTTCTGCTGCGTCCCCCTTTTGCACAAATCCACAGAGCGCTGGGATTTTTCCAGGTCTCGTGTCTCCATTGTGCCATATTCCTAAAGAACCAGCAGCCCCTCCTGATGAATACAGTGAGTTACACAGATGCTTGTCAGCTCCACTTCCTGCCTAGAAATCTTGAAACTGCTTCTAAATGCTGCTCACTTCAGCTCTTGGACACCTactcacacagagctgggacaaaAATGCCCCGGATGCCAGCTTACAAGGTGAGTTATGCCAAAGAAGGGCTATGTGGGAAATCTGTATCCCTGCCTATCCTTTTAAGAGATCTGTACACGGGGGTGCGCATAGATGTGCCTTGTATCTAAAGGAAGGAGTGTGCCAGCAACGTGACTGACACTTTCCCTCTCCGTGTTCGTTCCGCAGCCGTGGGTACAAAGACATTATGGGAACCCTTGTGCAGACAGAGCCTTCTATCCCTGTAGAACGGAGCGCGGCGGGTGGGGGCGGTTGGTGGGCAGCGAGTCCCGGGCAGCAGGCGAGATCCGGCTCCGCACCTGCCAGGCCCTGCTAAGGCTCAATGCCggctcctctgcagcagcaaagaccTTCAGCCTCGTCACTGCCCAGAGGGGCAGTGCTGGCCCGGCCGCACAGCTCGTTTTCCCCACAAGTTGCAGGAGGTGAGAAGGCAACACTTGCAAACGCTGACTGCGAGCAACAGCGCCGGCTGCGCACCATTAACCTCAGCTCTGGGACCACTGTCTGCCCCAAGCTCCGGGGGATGCACTGGGAGCccggctgggctctgccctggggccaCCCTCCAGTGACAGCTGCAAACAGGGAGCATTTAATTGCCACCAAGAACCCAGCCACGCATGGAGGGGAGCTGGTGCAGCTGTGGCCTGCGCTGttgcctgctgtgctctggggctgctgctccccgcaGAGGGAACTGCAGTGGCGTGCCAGAGGAGACAAAGAAGCTTCAGCTTAAGCCGAACTGAGCTgggtggctgggctggcaggagtggggagggtCAAGGGCATTCCCAGAGCTCATCCTGCTGGAAGGACGAGGAAAAGTGGCAGTGGGAAGCTAACAGTGAGGAGAGCTGAGGCCTGGAGGGCAGCTCTTGAATGACACTCAAATCTCACCAGACCTCTGAGATATTGCTGTTCTTCTGCCAGTGAAAGGATGAGTCCCTAAACCTGGGGCTCACTCCTCCTCGTGGTCAGGGGCATCAAGGAAGGCTACAGTGCGACAGAGACTGCCCTGAGCTGGCAACTCactgggggaaaagagggagcaCTTGTGAAGTAAAAGGCAGGTGGGGCAGAGAACTGTTCAGAGAAGGGCTGAGCTAAAGCTTGAGCAAGCTGAGAAATGTCATTTGGGCTCATCCCAGATTGATTTCATTTCACAAGTTATTGAACAAGTTTATTTGGGGCGGGGGGGTGTCATGTTTTCCCCTGGAGGCGTGCACTCTGCAGGCTTGAGCTGCGTTGCCGAAATGCTCGGGCacgtctctgctgcagctcacacCGGTTCTTCTTTGGCTTCTTCCGGCCcggtgctgagctgcagcagagccctggcggagcccagagcagcctcagcatccacagagccgggctgcaaggagagaaagcagaaaccGCCTGTCACTTGAAGGCTGCTGTCCCCCTTGTCCCAGCCGCCCGCGGTGCCCAGGCCGTGCTGGCCGTGCTCAGAGCGGTGCCCGAAGCCGCCCGtccctgctgcctttggcaggagagcaggatggCAGGACGCCTGCCACCGCCCGCAGCCAGCCGTGGCAGatccacctcctcagcagctgcccagagcggGATGCTGCTGTGCTCGCTGCCATCTCCCAAAAGCCCTTATCCCACCCGTGCCAAGAAGATGGGGACCCACCGCACGCCACCCGCCaccagaagaaaagctgctcccaAGCGATGTCCTCGGCCTTCTCCAAGGCCACGTGCCATCCACGCCGCAGCTGCTCCCAAGCACTTCCCGATCCAGACTGGACAAAACCTACAACACTtccttgaagaaaaacaaacaacaaattaaagaaaaggcattacagacaaaaaggagaaacaaggaaaaaggtaaaaaatcttCTCTCTGTTGGGGGCCTGAGGAAGGCCCAACCTTCCCTACATGCTggggaaaaacccacccacGGGCAATGGAAGCCCAcgctttctcccttcccccctgcaCTGCCCCCCAACAGGCACGGCGAGCCCAAAGCAAACAAGGGGACTGGAGCAGCCCAAGCCCTTCCTttcctgcaaaacaaagcagcccgtgcacagctcctggagtgtcacctctgctcctgccatgggGGCTTGTTTGTGTCGcgctggctgccccagccccagcccggggaACAGTGGGTGGTGGGGGCTgttggcagggccaggggccGACTCCCATTTCGTAAGCACCCCAGCCCatcctgcccaccctgctgaaaagcagcttggcagccgGCTGAAGAATTGGTTGCATCCGCCCCAGCAAAGGGGGGAACCTTTGCTTCCCGGCCAGGCCATGCAATGCCCAAATCTGGGAGCATCCCCCTGGGTGTGGAGTCATCTGTAAATTCACTGTGGAGCCTGGCTTTGAAGAAGGTGCCAGAATCGAAGCCCATCATCTTCAGCTTGCCGGTGGCCAGGTCGAGGAAGAGCTTGTCATCCTTGATGCCGTCCTCCATGTCTCCAGACGCAGCAGCCccacctggcacagcttctccaggggctCCTTCTTCCCTGCGGCTGAGAGCAGGCTGTCAGTGCCCCGCCCAGGGCCCCGGCTGTCAGTGAAGCAGGACAAGCAAAAGCAGCTTGCACGGCggccaccagtgctgggaagagcagctcagctccagcacaaggGCTGCGTGTTCCCATCTGACGACCCCTGCGCAGCGATACAGGCAGGGCAAAAAAGCCTGCGTTTCTTGGCTTCTTCTTGCCAAGGCACGTGTGGAGCTGTAACTTACCGGCTCCCTGGATCAAAGTGTGCCTGTGGCTCTCTCCCTTCTTCTATGGATGATGAATATCCTGCAGCCAAGGATCACCCAACAGGTCTTCTAATGAGGGCCTGTCCAAGGAGTGCAGGGACAGACACCATCTGATCAGCTCCTTGCAGTCTGCGGGGAGAAACCAGAAAGAGCCGGTCAGTTGCAGAAGGCTCCTGTCCGCTTTGCCCCACTATTGCCATGCCCAGGCCATGCCATGGGGGCTCCGAGCTGTGCCTGAACTTTCCCATCCATTCTTTGTtttggaggagagcaggagagcgGGGCATGTGCCACCTCCTCGGCAGCTGCCAGAGCGGGATGCTCATGAGCCCgctgctgtctcccagcactgctattCCCCCTGTGCCACAGAGATAAGCATCCACCTTGAGAGAGCCGTTGTGGGAGTGACAGCTGGCCCCAGCTGATGTTCTGGCCCTTCGGGAATGGGTGCTGCCCGCAGACCATCTGGTGCAGCACGATGCCCAGGGACCAGACGGTCGCTGCCTCGCCGTAGTACCAGCCAAAATGGTTCCATTCCGGGGGGCTGTACGATGGTGTTCCTACGGAATAGAGAGGCAGTTCATTAGGGGGATGCTGCCTGCTCCCGGAGCCTcgccccagcatccctgggcatgCGGGGGCCACACCAGTGGCACGCGGCGTGACCCGCTGCCCTCTCGCCAGCGCCTGTGACTTGTGGACAAACTGTGGGTTGTAAAAGAAGCCACCGGTGTCGCAAGAGGGCAGCGGAAGCCCTGGCAGGGCCCGAGCATtccatgcaaaggaaaaacccGCTCAGTGCTGGGGGGGAAAACCATGCCTTcaccctccctgcctgcattgCCCCAAAAAACATTCTGAAGCCAAGGCAAACCAGGCGAGCTGAGCAGTCCAAGCCCTTTTTCGCCTGCACTCCAAACCGGCAGGTGCACAGCTTCTGGCCCCCCCCCTCTGCTACCCCCACCCACAGGTGTGTTTTTGTCAtgctggctgccccagccccagtgccagttctgggcagagtggctggcgaaggctgccagcagggctggaagatgGGCGCCCAGCCACCTGCCCTCAAAAGCAACTGGGCTGAACACTCGGTCCTGGCATCAAAAGGGAGAATCCCCGCTGCCACAGCCAGGTTGGGCCGCGAGATGCCGGCACCGGGAGCCTACCCTGGCGGGGACTCACCTGCAAAGCGGGTGTAGGCTGTGTCTTGCAGGTGGGTGCCGCAGCCAAAATCAATCAATTTGGCCTGGCTGGTGGCCAGGTCAACCAGGATGTTCTCTGGTTTCAGGTCCCTGTGAAGGACCCCGCAGCTGGTGCAGTGCCGCACGGCCTCCAGGACCTGGCGGAACAGCTCCCGTGCCACCTCCTCTGACAGGAAGCCCCGCACTCGAATGAAATGAAGCAAGTCCTGAGAGTGCTCCGGCCGCTCCATCACCAGCACCACGTTGTTGGGGAGCTCGAGCCACTCGAGGAGCTGCACCACACCAGGGAAGCCGGTGGACACCTTGTCCAGCAGCATGACCTCGAGTGGTGCGCTGGTGCCGTTGGGCTGCGGGAGGAGCACGATGCCGTCAGTGGGGCTGATGCCGTGCCAGGGCTCGGGAAGCCCTCGCCCAGCCCGGGATGCTCTGCGCCCTCCGCTGGCCTCACGCCCGCTCTCCCCCGAGGCGTCCTGCCGCCTTCCACCCTCCCGGGCCTCGGCTCATCCCCGCCCGTCACTCCCCGGCTTCTCCCGCTGCCCAccatccccctcctccccccgctCACTCACCAGCTCGCCCCAATGACGGATGCGGTTCCGTGGCACCCGTTTGATGGCCACCTGCAAGccaaggggagcagagggctgAGCTCGCCGCCCGCCCTGACGAGCCccatcctccttctcctgcgccctcctcctcctccacccccccGCCTCCtgcgcccgccgccggccccgccacTCACCGGGGCGCCGTCCGAGAGCCGCGTCGCCGCGAAGACGCTGCCGAAGCCGCCGCGCCTCAGCAGTGAACCCACCCGGTAGCGCTCCGTCAGGCCCTGCTGCGCCTTCCCTGCCGGCGAGACGCGGCTGTCAGCGCTCGGCCCGGGGCCAGGAACGGCCTCCGGCCGCTCCTCAACCGCCCCGGGCCGGGTATCCCCAGATGTTGCCTCTTTCGAAGGGGACACCGGCGGCTCGGGGGCGGGGGCCGCGCTGCCGAGCGGAAGAGCTCGGACCGGGGAAGACGCAGCGGacgcggcgggagcggccgcgccgTCCGTGTCCTCGGCGGGTcccgggaggagccggggcgggggccggaGTCggagccgggcccggggccggggcctgggccggggccggggccggggccggggccggggccggggccggggtcgGGGTCGGGCCAGCCGGAGCCAGGGGCTGGCGATGGTGCCCAGGAGCCAGGCACTGATGCCCGCCCAGCAGCGCCACCGCCAGGACGGCAAGAGCCGGGCGGAGGCGGGACCGCGGCGGGACgcccgggggcggggagggcgCAGCTCCGCCCGGGGCCGCGGACGCGCCGGGCGCATGGCCCGGCCTCGCATGGGGAGAGGGAGGCCGCGGAAGGGGCGGAGGGGGTGGAACACTGAAGGGAGAGCGGGACAGGGGATGCGGGACactgggagaaggagaggaggaacaggagAAGGAACGCGGAGGGTCTGGAGAACCGCTGCTCTTGTattgctcttctgctgctgccgctgctgccgctgctgctgctgccgccgctgccgctgaAGCGCTGGGAGCGTTTGTCcgcgtgtccgtgtgtctgttGCCCGGGTGTCCGTTTTTCCCCCGCGTGCCCCGGGCCAGCACGGGCCGCTCGGCTCCGGGGCCGAAGCGGAGTCACGGAGCATCTCTTCCTCCCGCAGCCGCGCCACACGCACCGTCTTGTTTAGCTTCTTCTTCACCAGATTGTAACTCTTCCTTGCGGCAGTCTTGCAACTTGCCCCTGCTGCTCGCTCGCCCCGCGCCGCGGTCTCTTGCTCACGAGCAAGCAAAGCGCTGTCCGCACTTtttgcctggagcagagcaaagTGCAGAATGAGGCGCCTGCCAGCgccaggcagagccagccccgTGGGAGGGCAGAGTAGGACGTGAGGAGGGAGACGTGCAGCCCCTGCGGGGCGCAGCGCTGCTCCCCGGCCGCTCGGCGTGGGCAgtgggagcggcggggccgtgcccgGCGCGGTGCCCTCGTCGCCAGGgctgttgctgttttcttaCCCGGTTCCAGGTGAAAACCGGAGACTGCTGAAAGGAGGATTCAAATAAAAGAATGGAAACACTCTTTTTGCCGAGTTCTGATGCCAGTCCAatagagcagctcagctctcagctgtctgcctcctccctgccaaTCCAGCACTTTCAGCCAGGAGCAAAGGGCCTCTCTGCAAAGAAACTGCAGGCTGGTTTCTTTCTCCAGCTGTTCATTGACACAGGTAGAAAAGCAGACTAGTTTGGATGCTGAGTCTGTCCAAACAGACAGTGAACTTTGCTATGTGAAGCCAAGACACGGTGTCTTGAGCCCTGCGACAGTGTCATGGGAATCACCTTTGTTGCTTCTGCTGTCTATTGTCACTGCTGAGGGTGCAATCCCATGGGAGCACATGCCCTGTCTCTAGAAGCCAGAGCCGAGCAATGCACTGGGCTCTAAAATCTTCCATTGGCAGGCTTCTGGTGTCTCCAGCATTGCTTTCAAAGCCAACCAGGGAGAAGGCAAACTGTGTGTAGCTAATGATACTGTAGAGTGTCTCAAACTTGCTGAGTCCTAGGTCTTCTAGGTAAGATCAGTTTGGAATGACTGTGGGGTAGAACTAGTGCAAGACAGAAAAGGGGAGCATAGAAGGGAAGCAATTAATAGTATACGGGAACATCTTGGGTTGTTTCTTTCCGTTTGCATGTCACTTCTGGgaagctgttttgcttttgcaagaATCTTGTCCACAGTGATGTTTGCTCTTTTCAAGACCCTTTCCTGGAGACCTTGCTCGAGCTCCTGTCACAAGATGTGCCATCACGTGCAGCTTCTCTTGGCTTGCCACACTGTGTTTGCAGCACGACTCTTGCAGCAAGGCAGGACCAAGGTTTTGAGAGCTTGACAACTTGTCCTTTCTCCTCCTGGTGGACTAGCGAGTTGTGCGGTGGGTAAGGTTTCCGTCGTTACTGTTCTAGGCtaaggaagcaggaggagggggtAGCAGCAATTGTTAGGCTGGCTGAATGGAGAGAAAGAATCTCCGGAGCCTGCAGCCAGAAGTGGAGAGCTGTGGGCTAATCCTTCCAAGCTCTCAGTGGACATCTTGCAAGTGACCTGGAATGTGAAAATGGTCTGACAGAGGCGGTTGGTTTCTGAGTTCAGCGTAGATGCTTGCACATCTGGTGTGTTGGTGTGCAAATCAAGAGTACAATCGGTTCATGGGAAGCACCAGAAGAAGCCGGAGCTCTCTGAGCAGACGACTGAAAGAATCTGCAAAGGAGAAATGTGGGAAATGACTTGGTGGACCTTGCCTGGAAGAAGGGTAGTTTTTTCTAATAATTCCTAATCCGTTCCCTTGGATTTTGACTTTCTTAACAAGGCCGTTTGCATCCCCGATTCAGCACGAAGTGAGAGGCCCGGGCTTACGGAAGTGCGCCAAAGATTCCTCCGCAGAGATACTCAGGTGGAAAGAGGAGCGGGGCGCCTGAGTAGCCTCCGGGGAAGCATCCCGCTAGGTGCAATTTGCGccgtgctgggagaggaggagggggagaaggatGGGCCTTccgtggcagcagcagcagcaagtttGGGCCGCAGGACATTGCGCCTGCGCCGCTGCCCCACAATGGGCAGGCGTGTCCCTGGGGCTGCGGCCCTGGCATCGCGTCCGCTGAGCTGCCGACGCTGCGGGAGCTCCCCGGGCTGGGCTCGGGTTCCCGCTGGGACTGGGCAGCAGGCTGTGCTCTcactgtgctcagcagcagcgGGACGTACCTATGCACACCCatgtctcctgctgctgggaagaagcAATGAAGCGAGTGCAGAAGTTCTGCTTCCTCTTGCTCCcggtggatttttttgtttcactccACACTCCAGAGGCAATTTCTGTGCTGGCCTATGGTAGCTGATGCTATTTCAAGAGCACTAGCAACAGGGCTGTGTTTGAGCGCTGTGAATGTGGCCTGTATGGCTTTCATTCTCCTCGACTTTTTGCTTATGGACCTGTGAACATTTCAAGATCTGCAAATCAGGATGCCTGCAGCAAAACACCTGAATTCCCCCTCAGAAAAGCACTGTGGCTAGCACCGATCAAAAGAGGCAAGTGCagtttttcagataaaattcaAGTGGGCACCAGAAGAGGGGGAAGAGCAGCCATGATCTGTAATTCCCAAGGCAAATGCAAGAAAAGCCTCCTGCTGTCACCTGAGGATGAGCTGCTGAGAACAGCGCAGAACCCgatcctttttttctctgaaggttGCATCAGGGCAGCACAGCCGGGCTCTGAGGAATCAGGTCTGTTTGTGGGTGATTGTTGCTCTAGTCCAGAAATTCACCGGGAAAAACCTCTTGGGAAGCCGAGGCACAagcaggtgggaaggggctggcgctgctgctgctgctcttggccGGGAGCCCCGGCTGTGGCGGTACAGGGCCCACTGCActgtggctcctgctgctggcagagctgggcaggtctcagggacagggaatggacATGGGGGACAGCAAAGGCTGTGGGGGGCTGCAGTGATGTTCACACTTGGGCCAGCGCCAGCACAGAGCTTCAGGCCCGCAATTATCCCAGAGGGAAGTGCTGGGGAAAGGCTCCATTTCAGCCTTCCTTTACTCATCACTGTGAAGTgaccaaaagaaaaggagaacaagCAGAGCCTGATCTCTTCTCCTTCGGGAGGAGTCCCACGCCTTGGGCTGTGAGAGGCCATGAGGGGCTGTGAAGGGCTGTGAGGCACCATGAGGGTTTGTTAGGGGCTGTGAAGGGTCATGAGGAGTCGTGAGGGGCCGTGAGGGGCCGTGAGGGGCCCTGAGGTGCTGTGAGGGGCCATGAGAGATTGTTAGGGGCTGTGAAGGGTCATGAGGGGCTGTGAACTGTGAGGGGCTGCGAGGGACTGTGAGCTGCCATGAGGGGCCATGGGGAGCTGTGAGGGGCATTGAGGGGTCATGAGGGGCTGCGAGGGGCCTTGAGGGGCCATAAGGGTCTCTTAGAAGCTGTTGGAGGCCAGGCACCTGATGGAACCAAGGGTCAGTTATGACACTGTGCAAGCAAGGAGATCATGGTTGACAGTACAGAACCTCATGGAAGCACAGGCCCATTGTCACACAGCAGGGCCGCAGAACCAAGGAGATCATTGTGACACTACACagcctcatggaatcaaggcgTCCATGTTACGCTACTGAACCTCATGGAGCCAAGGGTCCATTGTGACACTGCGGACCCAAGGAGACTGTTGCTGACAGTACGAAAGTTCATGGCACCAGAAGTCTGTTGTGCCCTTGTGGCGCCTCATGGAACCGTGGAGAGCACTATGACACTTTGTTCCCATCTGATTTACACCCAGAAGGGCAAAGAAAACGAAATCTCTgagtagaaaaaggaaagaactttgaaggttcaaaatattcccaaagaCCAGATTGAAACCAAACGAGATTAAATGTTGGTGCCAAAAAAATGGGTATCTGTTTATCTAATGGtaagagaggcaaagagaaagaaggtgaAAAGTAGAGAAAAGTTACAAGGTTACTCTAAAAAGCATAGGATAAGTCACCAGCACACTGTGCTACCTTTGTTGCTGCTGAGACAGGGTGGGGGAAGTGGAGAagtgtttgcctttttttttctgctgtttgaagCGTCTTAGCTGCCTCTTCCCATCTCTGGAGCAGCTTGGCTGGAAAGCGGCGGCCCATCCTCCGAGATGCAGGCTCAATGCTTGCAGCTGAACCTCGGTGCGCCTGGGACGAAGGAGCAGGGCTAGGGGTTGCACAACTGCCTCGGGATTTCAGTGCAGGGGTGAAGGATTGGGGGGTTCTCCCCAGGCGGGCGGCGTCGGCTCCCGGAGGCCTCAGGGTGTCTCGCAGCAGGCGATGGGTGGTGGGGGGAAAGGCAAAGGGCGGGGATTCTACCTCTCGCTTTCGCCTCCACATTTTGCACCCgttttgccttcctttttatGGGCCTCAAGGCGGGCTATGCACGGCCCGTACGGCACGTAGTTTCCAGGCGTTCAAAAGTGATTATGACAAGCAGCCATAATGACGAAGGACTTTTGAAGCCTTTCAGGTGTTGAGCAGTGATAATGAGGAAGCATTTTTTGGAGCCTTTCTCTTAGTATTAGGCTCTTGCACGCTTCAGAACCAAGGGGCCATTGTGACCCAGCAGGGCCTTGTATAACCAAGGGGTCATTGTAGCACGGCAGGGCCTCGTGGAATCAAGGGCATCGTAGTGACACTATGGGGCTCCATGCGGCCCCGGGGCCATTCTGACTGTGTGGAAGCAAGGATACCATTGTTATGCTACGGGGCatcatggaagcaaggaggcCATTGTGAAGCAGCTGGGGAACCCGCTGAGACTATTGTGACACTTCAAGGCCTTGTGACACTGAAGGGCCATTGTGGAACTGCAGGGCCTCGTGGAACCAATGAGACCATTGTGACATCCCAGGGCCTCATGGGAGCCAggggccattgtgacacagccACGCCTCATGGAACCAAGGGGCCATGGTGACACTGCAAGGTCTCATGGAAGCAAAGGGCCAGTGTGACACAGCCAGGCCTTTTGGGACCAAGGGGCCATTGTGATCCTGGGGAGCCCAATAGAaccaaggagccattgtgaccctGCAGGACCTTATGGAATCATGGAGACCATTGTGACACTCTGTGAGCTCATGGAACCAGTGGGCCATTGTGTTATTTTGCAGCCCCATGGAAGCAAGGCAACCATTTGGACGCAGCAAggcctcatggaagcaaggggcCTTTGTGCCGCTGTAGAGCCAAGGAGACCACTGTGCTATTGCTGGGCCTCAGGGGAACAAAATTGTGATGCTGCAGGGCCCCAAGGATCCAAAGAAGGTGGAACAGGTCTGGTTGGCTTGGCCTCCTGGGGGCCACCTGCCTGGTCCAGCTGACCTTGGCATGTTGAGGGTTGCTTCTCCTCTGCCCCTGAAACACTGGAGttccttgctttcctttctgGGGGAAAGAActgtccttctcctccaggGACCCATGGCTGAAATTAGGATTCTACCTCCAAATTTGATTCTATCCGAGGATTGTTCCCATGTGAAACCTGCCAGGACAGACAGCTCAGGCTGGCCTTGGCCTCTTAGGGGCCACCTCGCATCTGCCTTCAAAACACGCGGGGGCTGTGCTTTACTTCCCATGGAAAAAACCATCTTTCAAGTCCAGCCATCCATGGCCAAAATTGGGAATCCACCTCTGAAATCCCATAGATCCAAGGAATAGCTCCCCGACAAAAGCTGCCAGGAATGTCCAGCCTCCCTTGGCTTCCTGAGGGCCAGCTCTCATCAGCCTTTGAAACACTGGGGCTCCTCACTTTTCTGCCGATGGAAAAGAACTGTCCTTATGGGCCAGACGTCCATGGACAAAACTGGGATTTGGCCTCCCAAATTCCATCTCTCCAAGGATTGCTCCAAGACAAAAGCTGCCAAGACAAACAGGTCTGGCTGGCCTTGGCCTCCTTGAGCCGCCACTAATCAGCCTTTGAAACACTGGGGCTCTGCCCTTTCCTTCCTGGCGAGAGGAACTGTCATTCCGGTCCAGGTACCCACAGCTGAAATGGAATTCCACCTCCCAAACTCCCCATATGTCCAAGGGTTGCTTTCAGACAGAAGCTGCAAGGACAGACAGGTCTGGCTTGCCTTGGCCTCTGGTGGCTGCCTCTCATCTGCCTTCAAAACACTGGGGTTCTGTGGCttcctttctgtggaaaagaagcGACCTTCTTGTCCAGGTGCCCGTGGCCTCAAGCACATGATCACTACCTAGGGGCAAAGGAGCTCTGTGTTCAGTGGAGTGGAGAGTGAGGACAGTGGAGGAGAGTCCTGGGAGGGCTTGAAGGGTGGTTTCAGAGATGGTGGATCCTTTCTACATAGTAGAGACCAGCCggcaaaagaaagaattaatgccaagggcagctggggaggtCCAGCCAGACTGGACACAAGGAGAAAGGAATTTCTCTCCCAGGGCAGTGCAGTGGTGCAACGTGTCCCCCAGAAGGAGTCTGGAGCAGCCCAAGGCTTTGTGTGccaaggcagagccaggcaggacgCAGAGCCATCAGCAAAGGAAGGGGCCAGCGAGgtggggcagccggggggatGAGGACAGCCTCCTGCTGTCACCTGAGCATGAGTGAAACAGTGCTGGGAACAGCGCTGGAACCTgatcctttttttctctgaaggttGCATCGGGGCAGCACAGCCGGGCTCTGAGGAATCAGGTCTGTTTGTGGGTGATTGTTGCTCTAGTCCAGAAATTCACCGGGAAAAACCTCTTGGGAAGCCGAGGCACAagcaggtgggaaggggctggcgctgctgctgctgctcttggccGGGAGCCCCAGCTGTGGCGGTACAGGGCCCACTGCActgtggctcctgct from Corvus moneduloides isolate bCorMon1 chromosome 27, bCorMon1.pri, whole genome shotgun sequence includes the following:
- the LOC116435677 gene encoding serine/threonine-protein kinase pim-1-like; protein product: MRGRAMRPARPRPRAELRPPRPRASRRGPASARLLPSWRWRCWAGISAWLLGTIASPWLRLARPRPRPRPRPRPRPRPRPRPRPRARLRLRPPPRLLPGPAEDTDGAAAPAASAASSPVRALPLGSAAPAPEPPVSPSKEATSGDTRPGAVEERPEAVPGPGPSADSRVSPAGKAQQGLTERYRVGSLLRRGGFGSVFAATRLSDGAPVAIKRVPRNRIRHWGELPNGTSAPLEVMLLDKVSTGFPGVVQLLEWLELPNNVVLVMERPEHSQDLLHFIRVRGFLSEEVARELFRQVLEAVRHCTSCGVLHRDLKPENILVDLATSQAKLIDFGCGTHLQDTAYTRFAGTPSYSPPEWNHFGWYYGEAATVWSLGIVLHQMVCGQHPFPKGQNISWGQLSLPQRLSQDCKELIRWCLSLHSLDRPSLEDLLGDPWLQDIHHP